The Pseudosulfitobacter pseudonitzschiae genome includes a region encoding these proteins:
- a CDS encoding ATP-binding protein, whose amino-acid sequence MQGTALTTGPVGRISGIGAARLRALIMAAVLLGVMAALAPEGLVQLGLVTSAFTVCALSALMYVISRRQKKRRAMVFAIMSDFIEKDAAPSLVTDGDGQIASMNAAARGRFNAAPGHTLAGLLRDTFANPGGIIYRLKTAADVDGSAREDIATRKNHIRLAVHLMGTDAYLWRMETVADRTVVKGQEGPGLPMIMIGRTGAILFMNDGARALIGHRAKTLDRVFPNGVPALGQVSELSTQDGTMHCSVTEVDGGAGRRALYILPVAQPASQSAPADSWNAFETLPVPLVLITPDGHVKAHNRSAAALVGDGMARNVHLATLMEGLGRPITDWLAETVAGRAVQQSEFLRLKRSDKEMFVQVSLNRVTENGEASVIAVLTDATELKTLEAQFVQSQKMQAIGQLAGGVAHDFNNLLTAISGHCDLLLLRHDQGDADYSDLVQINQNANRAAALVGQLLAFSRKQTLRPEMLDMRDTLSDLTHLLNRLVGEKVTLTLSHDPMLQAIRADKRQLEQVLMNLVVNARDAMPNGGEIRIETECTTLSEPMKRDRVTVPEGQYVTVRVVDQGTGIAPDKLQKVFEPFFTTKRTGEGTGLGLSTAYGIVKQTGGFIFVDSAEGQGTCFSLLFPVLHGAPMSAKVPAAIAKMPSPSHGDGVILLVEDEAPVRAFASRALRLRGYTVLEADCAESALKTLEDTELNVDLFVTDVVMPGKDGPSWVREALKSRPEVRVVFVSGYAEDKLSNDQASIPNSVFLPKPFSLNELTETVHKQLH is encoded by the coding sequence TTGCAAGGTACTGCACTGACCACAGGACCGGTGGGCCGCATTTCCGGAATTGGCGCGGCACGTTTGCGGGCCCTGATTATGGCGGCGGTGCTGCTGGGTGTGATGGCGGCGCTGGCGCCCGAAGGATTGGTGCAACTGGGGCTTGTAACCTCAGCGTTCACGGTGTGCGCGCTTTCGGCACTGATGTATGTGATCAGCCGACGCCAAAAAAAGCGACGCGCGATGGTCTTTGCCATTATGTCCGACTTTATCGAAAAAGATGCTGCACCCAGTCTGGTGACTGACGGCGACGGCCAGATCGCGTCGATGAACGCGGCGGCACGCGGGCGGTTCAATGCAGCACCGGGGCATACGCTGGCGGGACTGCTGCGCGATACATTCGCCAATCCGGGCGGCATTATTTACCGCCTGAAAACCGCCGCTGACGTGGATGGCTCCGCCCGCGAGGATATTGCGACCCGCAAGAACCATATCCGTCTGGCCGTGCATCTGATGGGGACCGATGCATATTTGTGGCGCATGGAAACCGTTGCAGACCGCACGGTGGTCAAAGGTCAGGAAGGGCCGGGCCTGCCGATGATCATGATCGGGCGCACCGGTGCCATCTTGTTCATGAATGACGGAGCACGCGCCCTGATCGGCCACCGTGCCAAAACGCTCGATAGGGTGTTTCCAAACGGTGTGCCTGCCTTGGGTCAGGTGTCAGAACTGTCCACGCAGGACGGCACGATGCACTGTTCGGTCACCGAAGTGGACGGAGGTGCAGGGCGGCGTGCGCTGTATATATTGCCCGTGGCGCAGCCGGCATCACAGTCGGCACCTGCGGACAGTTGGAATGCCTTCGAGACCCTGCCTGTGCCGCTGGTTCTGATCACGCCGGATGGCCATGTGAAGGCACATAACCGGTCAGCCGCCGCATTGGTGGGCGACGGAATGGCAAGAAATGTGCATCTGGCCACCCTGATGGAAGGGCTGGGCCGCCCGATCACCGACTGGCTGGCGGAAACCGTGGCAGGGCGCGCCGTACAACAATCGGAATTCCTGCGCCTGAAACGGTCCGACAAAGAGATGTTCGTTCAGGTCAGCCTGAACCGCGTCACCGAAAACGGCGAGGCAAGCGTGATTGCGGTTCTGACCGACGCAACCGAGCTGAAAACATTGGAAGCGCAATTTGTGCAAAGCCAGAAAATGCAGGCCATTGGCCAACTCGCGGGTGGTGTCGCGCATGACTTTAACAATCTGCTGACCGCGATCTCCGGGCATTGCGACCTGCTGCTTTTGCGCCACGATCAAGGCGATGCAGATTATAGCGATCTGGTGCAGATCAACCAGAACGCCAACCGCGCGGCGGCATTGGTGGGGCAGTTGCTGGCGTTCTCGCGCAAACAGACCTTGCGCCCCGAGATGCTGGATATGCGCGACACGCTGTCGGACCTTACGCATCTGCTGAACCGGCTGGTCGGTGAAAAAGTCACGCTGACGCTCAGCCACGATCCGATGCTGCAAGCGATCCGTGCCGACAAACGCCAGTTGGAGCAGGTTTTGATGAACCTTGTTGTCAACGCTCGCGATGCCATGCCGAACGGCGGCGAGATCCGTATTGAAACCGAATGCACGACGTTGAGCGAGCCGATGAAACGCGACCGCGTGACCGTGCCTGAGGGGCAATATGTCACCGTGCGCGTGGTCGATCAGGGCACGGGGATTGCCCCGGACAAGCTGCAAAAGGTGTTCGAGCCTTTCTTTACAACCAAACGCACCGGTGAGGGCACGGGGCTGGGGTTGTCCACGGCTTACGGTATCGTCAAACAGACGGGCGGTTTTATCTTTGTCGACAGTGCGGAAGGGCAGGGCACCTGTTTCTCGCTGTTATTTCCGGTCCTGCACGGCGCCCCCATGTCGGCAAAGGTACCGGCGGCAATTGCCAAGATGCCGTCGCCCAGCCACGGGGACGGTGTGATCCTGCTGGTCGAAGACGAAGCCCCGGTGCGCGCCTTTGCCAGCCGCGCGTTGCGGTTGCGCGGCTATACCGTGCTGGAAGCGGATTGTGCCGAATCCGCATTGAAAACGCTGGAGGATACCGAGCTTAATGTCGATTTGTTCGTAACCGATGTGGTAATGCCAGGCAAAGATGGCCCAAGCTGGGTGCGCGAAGCGCTGAAATCACGACCCGAAGTGCGCGTAGTGTTCGTGTCGGGTTATGCCGAGGACAAGCTGAGCAACGATCAAGCGTCGATTCCCAATTCCGTCTTTCTGCCCAAGCCATTTTCGCTGAACGAGCTTACCGAAACGGTGCACAAACAGTTACACTGA
- a CDS encoding RsmB/NOP family class I SAM-dependent RNA methyltransferase, which yields MFASYAPHLIYPIGYIYHDLDHLFSPAVPPVTPGARVAASIEILDDILAGQAAEQALTRWARNSRFAGSKDRAAVRDLVFAALRTWRSDAVLGGGADGRARMIGRLRAEGADIDAHFDSAGHAPAPLAEEEQQAGAVPTETGDRWNLPEWLLPQWQAALGDDAEAAALLAQDRAPITLRVNTRQCSVADVQSALEREQVLTEPNALSPTALTVLSNPRRVRQSQAYTEGWIEMQDAASQAVVDAIPDGVRALDYCAGGGGKALALAARGFTVWAHDIAPGRMADIPDRAERAAVQIRVVAPDQLPAKEKFDVVLCDAPCSGSGAWRRSPEGKWALTQDRLDELNSVQDEILDTAMAHLSANGTLVYVTCSVLTCENEDRIAAFLSRHQGWSCILEKRWPISEAGDGFFTAHLTRG from the coding sequence TTGTTTGCCTCCTATGCACCGCACCTGATTTACCCGATAGGATATATTTATCATGACCTTGATCACCTCTTCTCACCTGCGGTGCCACCCGTGACCCCCGGTGCGCGGGTTGCCGCGTCGATCGAGATTCTAGACGATATTCTGGCCGGACAGGCCGCCGAACAGGCGCTGACCCGCTGGGCGCGCAACAGCCGCTTTGCTGGCTCCAAAGACCGCGCCGCCGTGCGTGATCTGGTCTTTGCCGCGCTGCGTACATGGCGCAGCGACGCGGTGCTGGGCGGCGGTGCGGATGGTCGGGCGCGGATGATCGGCCGGTTGCGCGCTGAAGGCGCGGACATCGACGCGCATTTTGACAGTGCAGGGCACGCGCCCGCACCGCTGGCGGAAGAAGAACAGCAGGCAGGGGCCGTCCCGACCGAGACAGGCGACCGATGGAACTTGCCCGAATGGCTGTTGCCGCAATGGCAAGCTGCGCTGGGGGATGACGCCGAAGCCGCAGCACTGCTGGCACAAGACCGTGCGCCGATCACCTTGCGCGTCAACACCCGCCAATGTTCGGTGGCCGACGTGCAATCCGCGCTGGAACGCGAACAGGTTCTGACCGAACCGAATGCCCTCAGCCCGACGGCGCTGACCGTGCTTAGCAATCCGCGCCGCGTGCGCCAGTCGCAGGCCTATACCGAGGGCTGGATCGAGATGCAGGACGCGGCCAGTCAGGCCGTTGTTGATGCGATCCCTGATGGCGTCCGTGCGCTGGATTACTGTGCGGGTGGTGGCGGCAAGGCGCTGGCGCTGGCTGCGCGCGGATTTACCGTCTGGGCGCATGACATTGCGCCGGGTCGCATGGCGGACATTCCCGACCGCGCCGAACGCGCCGCGGTGCAGATCCGCGTGGTGGCCCCCGACCAGTTGCCAGCGAAAGAGAAATTTGACGTGGTCCTGTGCGACGCGCCCTGTTCCGGCAGTGGTGCGTGGCGGCGTTCACCCGAGGGAAAATGGGCGCTGACCCAAGACCGTCTGGACGAATTGAACAGCGTTCAGGACGAGATTCTGGACACGGCGATGGCGCATCTGTCTGCAAACGGCACGCTGGTTTACGTCACGTGTTCGGTGCTGACCTGCGAGAACGAGGACCGGATTGCCGCGTTCCTGTCGCGCCATCAGGGTTGGAGCTGCATCTTGGAAAAACGCTGGCCGATCAGCGAGGCAGGCGACGGCTTTTTCACCGCACACTTGACCCGAGGGTAA
- the guaB gene encoding IMP dehydrogenase, translated as MEIREALTFDDVLLVPAASSVLPSTADTRTWVTQSIAMNIPLLSSAMDTVTESRMAIAMAQAGGIGVVHRNLDIDAQSKEVRRVKRFESGIVYNPITLRANQTLADAKVLQERYRVSGFPVVDETGRVVGIVTNRDMRFASDDATPVSVMMTSDNLAILQEPADRDEAISLMKARRIEKLLVTDGKGKLTGLLTLKDTEQAVLNPTACKDELGRLRVAAATTVGDAGFERSQALVDAGADMIVIDTAHGHSEGVAEAVRRAKALSGDFQVVAGNVATGAAVRALIDAGADAVKVGIGPGSICTTRMVAGVGVPQLTAIMDCAAAAGDVPIIADGGIKFSGDFAKAIAAGASCAMVGSMVAGTDESPGEVILYQGRSFKGYRGMGSLGAMARGSADRYFQKDAASDKLVPEGIEGQVPYKGSANAVIHQLVGGLRAAMGYTGCATVAEMRKNCQFVKITNAGLSESHVHDVQITRESPNYRVG; from the coding sequence ATGGAGATTCGCGAGGCCCTTACCTTTGATGATGTTTTGCTGGTTCCGGCCGCGTCCAGCGTGCTGCCCAGCACCGCTGATACGCGCACTTGGGTGACCCAGTCTATTGCAATGAATATCCCGCTGCTCAGCTCGGCGATGGACACCGTAACCGAAAGCCGGATGGCCATTGCTATGGCTCAGGCAGGCGGGATTGGCGTTGTGCATCGGAACCTTGATATCGACGCCCAGTCCAAGGAAGTGCGGCGGGTGAAACGCTTTGAAAGCGGTATCGTCTACAACCCGATCACCCTGCGGGCCAATCAGACACTGGCCGATGCGAAGGTGCTGCAAGAACGCTATCGCGTCTCGGGTTTTCCGGTGGTGGACGAAACAGGCCGCGTTGTGGGCATTGTAACCAACCGCGACATGCGCTTTGCCAGCGACGATGCAACGCCGGTGAGCGTCATGATGACTTCGGACAATCTGGCGATCCTGCAAGAACCCGCAGACCGCGACGAAGCCATCAGCCTGATGAAGGCACGTCGCATCGAAAAGCTGCTGGTGACGGATGGAAAGGGTAAGCTGACCGGCCTGCTGACCCTAAAAGACACCGAACAGGCCGTGCTGAACCCGACTGCGTGCAAGGACGAGCTTGGCCGTTTACGGGTGGCCGCGGCGACGACGGTGGGCGATGCGGGCTTTGAACGCTCGCAGGCGTTGGTTGATGCCGGTGCGGACATGATCGTTATCGACACCGCACACGGACACTCCGAAGGTGTGGCCGAGGCGGTCCGTCGCGCCAAGGCGCTGTCGGGCGATTTTCAGGTGGTCGCGGGCAACGTGGCAACCGGGGCTGCCGTGCGTGCGCTGATCGACGCAGGCGCGGACGCGGTCAAGGTGGGCATCGGCCCCGGTTCGATCTGCACCACGCGCATGGTCGCAGGTGTCGGCGTGCCGCAACTGACCGCCATCATGGACTGTGCGGCGGCTGCGGGCGACGTGCCGATCATTGCCGATGGCGGCATCAAGTTCTCGGGCGATTTTGCCAAGGCGATTGCGGCGGGGGCATCCTGCGCGATGGTCGGCAGCATGGTCGCGGGCACCGACGAATCCCCAGGCGAAGTGATCCTGTATCAGGGCCGCAGCTTCAAAGGCTATCGTGGCATGGGCTCTTTGGGGGCGATGGCGCGCGGTTCGGCTGACCGTTATTTTCAGAAAGATGCGGCCAGTGACAAACTGGTGCCCGAAGGCATCGAAGGTCAAGTGCCCTATAAGGGCAGCGCAAATGCCGTGATCCACCAGCTGGTGGGCGGTTTGCGCGCGGCGATGGGCTATACCGGCTGCGCCACCGTGGCCGAGATGCGCAAGAACTGCCAGTTCGTCAAAATTACCAACGCGGGCCTGTCGGAAAGCCATGTGCACGATGTGCAGATTACCCGCGAAAGCCCGAACTACCGCGTCGGCTAA
- the speB gene encoding agmatinase, translated as MPNAYDSGRLNLPFVGISTFAKRPHQPDWYALEADVAILGAPFDAGTQWRAGARFGPRGVREASTLFSFGHAGAYDHEDDVTYLPASVRIVDMGDADIIHTDTESSHANIEAGVRAALAAGALPVVIGGDHSVNIPCIRAFDGQGDIHVLQIDAHLDFVDERHGVRHGHGNPMRRAAEQPFVTGLTQVGIRNVSSTAREGYADACQMGSDIISVRQARKMGTQALLARIPAGARLYITIDIDAFCPSIAPGTGTPSHGGFLYYEVLELLQGVAQAHEVVGIDLVEVAPDYDPTGSTTVLAAQVLLNLLGFIFHARGN; from the coding sequence ATGCCCAATGCCTATGACAGCGGACGACTGAACCTGCCCTTTGTCGGCATCTCGACCTTTGCCAAGCGCCCCCACCAGCCGGACTGGTACGCGCTGGAGGCCGACGTGGCCATTCTGGGCGCACCCTTTGATGCGGGCACCCAATGGCGGGCCGGTGCGCGGTTCGGGCCGCGCGGGGTGCGCGAGGCGTCTACGCTTTTCAGTTTCGGACACGCGGGCGCCTATGACCACGAGGACGACGTCACCTATCTGCCCGCATCGGTGCGGATCGTGGACATGGGCGATGCCGATATCATCCACACCGACACCGAAAGCAGCCACGCCAACATCGAAGCAGGCGTGCGTGCGGCGCTGGCGGCAGGTGCCCTGCCTGTGGTGATCGGCGGCGATCATTCGGTCAACATTCCGTGCATCCGCGCCTTTGACGGTCAGGGCGACATTCACGTTCTGCAAATCGACGCGCATCTGGATTTTGTCGATGAACGCCACGGTGTGCGCCACGGCCACGGCAACCCGATGCGCCGTGCCGCCGAACAGCCATTTGTCACCGGATTGACGCAGGTCGGCATTCGCAACGTGTCTTCCACAGCACGCGAAGGTTATGCAGATGCGTGCCAGATGGGCTCCGACATTATTTCGGTCCGGCAGGCGCGCAAGATGGGCACGCAGGCCTTGCTAGCACGGATACCCGCAGGGGCGCGGCTGTATATCACCATCGACATCGACGCCTTTTGCCCGTCGATCGCTCCGGGCACCGGCACGCCCAGCCACGGTGGATTTCTGTATTACGAAGTGTTGGAATTGCTACAGGGTGTTGCACAAGCGCACGAGGTGGTGGGAATTGATCTGGTTGAAGTGGCGCCCGACTATGACCCCACAGGATCAACCACCGTGCTTGCCGCGCAGGTGCTGTTGAACCTGCTGGGGTTCATTTTCCACGCAAGGGGCAATTAG